In Gammaproteobacteria bacterium (ex Lamellibrachia satsuma), a single genomic region encodes these proteins:
- a CDS encoding WbqC family protein has protein sequence MSKIGAIIQSSYFPWKGYFDMVHDVDLFVFMDDVQFTTRDWRNRNLIKTKRGPLWLTVPVGAKRSRLIQDVEINQRRWQKEHYKSLKHHYGKAPFFHYVEALINEIFLGEEWDNLSQVNQHVIKIIAQQYLGIRTDFINAGSLNVTGIKTERLIAICKAAGITHYLSGPTAKNYIEPSLFDEAGIKLVFKDYSDYPEYQQLHPPFSHNVSILDLLVHAGPDASHYIWGFRDAKNTRCGR, from the coding sequence ATGAGTAAAATAGGGGCAATTATCCAATCCAGTTACTTTCCATGGAAAGGATATTTTGACATGGTCCATGATGTGGATCTATTTGTTTTTATGGACGATGTGCAGTTCACTACTCGGGATTGGCGTAATCGTAACTTAATAAAAACGAAACGGGGGCCGCTGTGGTTGACTGTGCCTGTTGGTGCAAAGCGAAGTCGCCTCATTCAGGATGTCGAAATAAACCAGCGTCGCTGGCAAAAAGAGCACTATAAAAGCCTCAAGCATCACTATGGAAAAGCCCCATTCTTTCACTATGTTGAAGCCCTTATAAATGAAATATTTTTAGGGGAGGAGTGGGATAATCTATCTCAAGTGAATCAGCATGTTATCAAAATAATTGCACAACAGTATCTGGGTATTCGAACGGACTTTATAAATGCAGGCAGCTTGAATGTTACCGGAATAAAAACAGAACGTCTGATCGCAATATGCAAGGCAGCAGGAATCACTCATTATCTCTCTGGTCCTACTGCAAAAAACTATATCGAGCCTTCCTTGTTTGATGAGGCGGGAATAAAGCTGGTTTTCAAAGATTACTCTGATTACCCAGAGTACCAGCAGTTGCATCCACCGTTCAGCCATAATGTAAGCATTCTGGATCTGTTGGTTCATGCTGGCCCGGATGCGTCCCATTATATCTGGGGATTTCGTGATGCCAAAAACACTAGGTGCGGA
- a CDS encoding ATP-grasp domain-containing protein, protein MNSEQRLLVLGAGRYQLRLIKQAEKRGIRTVISDYLTDSPGRAFCSYQTMTDVMDIDANIALGREFGVAGVITSGTDQALNTMASTADALQLPCYLTPQAANICTNKQAMTQVMEQAGLPRPRSLIVSREKPIHAKDMHLHYPVVIKPTDAQGQRGTSIIETPDRFSSAIEAALDASRCGNAIIEEFIVGPEITVCAWLHNGDATLLTVTDRVTYNAPPAVGVCFQHVFPSHHAAQLTREIRTLMVDLGAAYGVSHGPLYVQMIVGHEQLYFVEGSCRVGGGHEDSLIPLVTGINITDLLIDLALTGRAAPLDYSFDPQKVKHHALVNFILARPGSITAQSLPNPDTTEELVENGYYYREGYEQRTIVNALGRIGYFICTAPDRETLMQRARTLYENHHVYDDTGKEMIFWPDDPHMIGR, encoded by the coding sequence GTGAATTCCGAACAAAGACTGCTAGTCCTCGGCGCCGGTCGCTACCAGCTTCGTTTAATCAAACAAGCTGAAAAACGAGGTATCCGCACCGTAATATCGGATTATCTTACAGATTCACCGGGGCGTGCCTTCTGCAGCTATCAAACCATGACCGATGTGATGGATATCGATGCTAACATCGCACTGGGGCGCGAGTTCGGAGTCGCCGGGGTCATCACTTCAGGCACCGATCAGGCATTGAATACCATGGCGTCAACCGCAGATGCCCTGCAGCTCCCCTGCTACCTCACACCTCAGGCAGCAAACATCTGCACCAACAAACAGGCAATGACTCAAGTGATGGAACAAGCGGGACTACCTCGTCCCCGCTCACTGATCGTCAGCCGAGAGAAGCCCATTCATGCCAAGGACATGCACCTTCACTACCCGGTGGTCATCAAACCAACTGATGCTCAGGGCCAGCGCGGCACCAGCATCATAGAGACACCGGACAGGTTCAGCAGCGCGATTGAGGCCGCTCTCGACGCCTCTCGTTGTGGCAACGCCATTATCGAAGAGTTCATCGTCGGTCCTGAGATCACCGTCTGCGCCTGGCTGCACAACGGAGATGCGACCCTTCTGACGGTGACGGACCGGGTGACCTATAATGCCCCGCCGGCTGTGGGCGTCTGCTTTCAGCACGTATTTCCCAGCCACCATGCGGCCCAGCTGACCAGGGAGATACGCACATTGATGGTCGACTTGGGCGCCGCCTACGGTGTCAGCCATGGCCCCCTATATGTGCAGATGATCGTCGGCCATGAGCAACTCTATTTCGTCGAGGGAAGCTGCCGGGTAGGGGGTGGTCACGAGGACAGCCTGATCCCGCTCGTCACCGGCATCAACATTACCGACCTCCTCATCGACCTGGCACTGACTGGCAGGGCCGCTCCCTTGGATTACAGTTTTGACCCGCAAAAGGTGAAGCACCACGCCCTAGTCAACTTCATCCTCGCCCGGCCAGGCAGCATTACAGCCCAGTCACTACCCAACCCCGATACGACCGAGGAACTGGTGGAGAACGGCTACTACTATCGGGAAGGATACGAGCAGAGGACAATCGTCAACGCCCTCGGACGGATCGGTTATTTTATCTGCACGGCCCCCGACCGGGAGACGCTGATGCAGCGGGCCAGAACCCTCTACGAGAACCACCATGTCTACGACGATACCGGCAAAGAAATGATCTTCTGGCCGGACGACCCGCACATGATTGGTCGCTAA
- a CDS encoding phosphosulfolactate synthase: MRDLFNLPKRSVKPRNAGITMMLDSGLSPQQVENTLDGSVDYIDYVKLGWGTSVITPGLKEKLALYTRWGIPVCLGGTLFELAVLQNKVVELLDRAEALGIKMIEVSDGSIDIEHQEKLDAISSIAERFIVLSEFGSKDDLTVVAPRLWVKAMNEELEAGAWKVIAEGRESGTVGLYRQSKEIRTGLVDELTLDISPDDILWEAPLKDQQAWFVEKFGANVNLGNISPETVIGVETLRLGLRSDTISHFHGVES; this comes from the coding sequence ATGAGAGATCTGTTCAATTTGCCGAAGCGATCGGTCAAGCCCAGAAATGCCGGGATTACCATGATGTTGGACAGCGGCCTCTCCCCGCAGCAGGTGGAGAATACCCTTGATGGCTCCGTTGACTATATCGACTATGTAAAGCTGGGTTGGGGTACCTCCGTTATCACGCCTGGCCTGAAAGAGAAGTTGGCCCTCTATACCCGCTGGGGTATTCCTGTCTGCCTCGGGGGGACGCTGTTCGAGCTGGCTGTCCTGCAGAACAAAGTTGTTGAGCTGCTTGATCGTGCAGAGGCCCTTGGCATAAAGATGATCGAGGTCTCGGATGGTTCCATTGATATCGAGCATCAGGAGAAGCTGGATGCGATCAGCAGCATTGCCGAGCGTTTTATCGTGCTGTCTGAATTCGGCAGTAAGGATGACCTGACGGTTGTGGCGCCGAGGCTTTGGGTTAAGGCAATGAACGAGGAACTGGAAGCCGGGGCCTGGAAGGTGATTGCCGAGGGTCGAGAGTCGGGTACTGTGGGTCTCTACCGTCAGTCGAAGGAGATTCGCACCGGTCTTGTGGATGAACTGACCCTGGATATATCACCGGATGACATACTCTGGGAAGCACCGTTGAAAGATCAACAGGCGTGGTTTGTAGAGAAGTTTGGTGCAAATGTAAACTTGGGAAACATCTCGCCAGAGACGGTCATCGGCGTCGAAACCCTGCGCCTGGGCTTGAGGAGCGATACCATCAGCCATTTTCATGGCGTTGAAAGTTAG
- the argH gene encoding argininosuccinate lyase yields MSDYYGEGGRLAATPQEILINSAYKHDCEDADILLPGLHKADLAHAIMLIEQGIIPQEPGAELIRGLQVLEAISVAEFPIDPAYGDVYNSKDVALKKEIGEVAGWLHIGRPRREAVNIGYLIAVREGLLKLGSALIRLATIMVAKAGQNAATIIPDFTYLHHAQATSYGHYLLTFLYPLLRDQQRLMQAFDNINQSPAGSGSVNGSRLPLNRERLRELLGFAGIATHTRDAMWQIDTPIETMSLLLSIMTNLSRLAEELQIWNTAEFSMVDLPDSLCRASVIMPQKKNPYPLAYIRGVASSLLGKLPSFAAYGKIASGNPDSRIFIYGELPRSLQKSIEAVDLMSAVIEGMEINGETTLQRVKAGFSYAADVAEFIVMEYRLDYRTAHNVVGAAVRSMIETSLPGSDLTAEILDKAAMAVTGKTLNMDDKSLSEMIKPESIVASRQTVGGAGNTQLKEMLAECGVQSEQFSGWIAHQEKSCSLAVLDAAAAALMESSE; encoded by the coding sequence ATGTCAGATTACTACGGAGAGGGTGGCAGACTGGCTGCCACACCCCAGGAGATATTGATCAACTCTGCCTATAAACATGATTGCGAGGATGCGGATATTCTGCTGCCGGGGCTGCACAAGGCGGATCTTGCTCACGCCATTATGCTCATCGAGCAGGGGATTATTCCCCAGGAGCCTGGTGCTGAATTGATCAGAGGATTGCAGGTCCTGGAGGCGATTTCGGTAGCGGAATTCCCCATAGACCCTGCGTACGGTGATGTTTATAACAGCAAGGATGTCGCTCTCAAAAAGGAGATTGGAGAGGTTGCTGGATGGCTGCATATTGGCCGTCCCCGCCGCGAAGCGGTAAATATCGGTTATCTGATCGCAGTCAGAGAAGGACTGTTAAAACTTGGTAGCGCCCTGATTCGCCTTGCGACTATTATGGTGGCAAAGGCAGGCCAGAATGCGGCAACGATCATTCCTGATTTTACCTACCTGCATCATGCCCAGGCGACCAGCTATGGTCATTATCTGTTGACCTTTCTCTATCCCCTGCTGCGTGACCAGCAGCGGCTGATGCAAGCCTTTGACAATATCAATCAGTCGCCGGCTGGTTCGGGTAGCGTCAATGGTTCACGGTTGCCACTGAATAGGGAAAGGCTGCGGGAGCTGCTTGGTTTTGCCGGCATCGCGACCCACACGCGGGATGCGATGTGGCAGATTGATACGCCGATAGAGACGATGAGTCTATTGTTAAGCATCATGACCAACCTCAGCCGTTTGGCGGAAGAGCTGCAGATCTGGAATACGGCGGAGTTCAGCATGGTTGATCTTCCCGACTCTCTCTGCCGGGCCAGCGTTATCATGCCGCAGAAGAAGAATCCCTATCCCCTGGCCTACATTCGCGGCGTCGCAAGCTCATTGCTGGGTAAACTGCCGAGTTTTGCCGCCTATGGAAAAATTGCCAGCGGCAACCCCGACAGCCGTATTTTTATCTATGGTGAGCTGCCTCGCAGCCTACAGAAGAGTATCGAGGCGGTCGACCTGATGTCTGCGGTTATAGAAGGTATGGAGATAAATGGCGAGACAACTCTGCAACGGGTTAAGGCCGGTTTCTCCTATGCGGCGGATGTGGCGGAGTTTATTGTCATGGAATACCGCCTCGATTACCGTACCGCACACAATGTTGTAGGCGCGGCAGTGCGCAGCATGATCGAGACGAGTCTGCCGGGCTCGGATTTGACTGCAGAGATTCTTGATAAGGCGGCTATGGCCGTCACCGGTAAAACTCTGAATATGGATGACAAGAGCCTCAGCGAGATGATCAAGCCAGAGAGTATCGTCGCTTCACGACAAACTGTCGGCGGTGCTGGAAATACACAGCTCAAGGAGATGCTCGCAGAGTGCGGAGTGCAATCCGAACAGTTCAGTGGCTGGATTGCCCACCAGGAGAAGAGCTGCAGTTTGGCAGTATTGGATGCGGCTGCGGCTGCTTTGATGGAGAGTAGCGAATGA
- a CDS encoding FAD-dependent oxidoreductase, producing MLIIGSGGAGCAAAHEASQRISRVVMLTRGGFLESKTARAQGGIQAAVSDADSTSRHYADTMAAGENANDPELVQILTSSASNTIDWLEQQGVRFDREGADYRLQGAGGLSMPRILSCGDASGNRIMAQMAEMVKKDGVRVVEYAAVRSIRPQRGFFEVDVLTLQDGAGYCLRTAAIIIAAGGAIPSEKRAGLELPGGAEIPDGLQLATAAGAEVASPDLMQYHPTGIVVPKALRRKPVPEVVRAAGAELLNSEMKPFVDALATRRKVCDAIVNECQRGRCVTTEDGRKGVWLDTPAIDRKQGAGHTMRSFPAFYREMLELGHDITRLPVLVYPLAHYSLGGIRIDANTRTTVSGLFAAGEATWGVHGKDRLMGNSLLDIFVFGRIAGQQAACYAEKHPVPAGSTER from the coding sequence GTGTTAATCATCGGCTCAGGCGGGGCCGGTTGCGCGGCAGCCCATGAAGCCAGTCAGCGGATTAGCCGGGTGGTAATGTTGACCAGAGGCGGATTTCTGGAGTCGAAAACGGCTCGGGCGCAGGGCGGCATACAGGCGGCGGTGAGCGACGCGGACTCCACCTCCCGGCACTATGCAGATACCATGGCGGCCGGAGAAAATGCCAATGACCCCGAGCTGGTGCAGATCCTCACCTCCAGTGCATCCAACACCATCGACTGGCTGGAACAGCAGGGTGTCAGATTTGACCGGGAGGGGGCGGACTACCGGCTGCAGGGGGCAGGCGGCCTGAGCATGCCGAGGATTCTCTCTTGTGGTGACGCCAGCGGAAACCGCATTATGGCGCAGATGGCCGAGATGGTGAAGAAAGATGGGGTCAGAGTGGTGGAATATGCCGCAGTGCGGTCGATTCGACCCCAGAGAGGATTTTTTGAAGTCGATGTGCTGACCCTGCAGGACGGTGCAGGATACTGCCTGCGGACTGCTGCCATCATCATCGCTGCAGGTGGGGCGATTCCCAGCGAGAAGCGAGCGGGGTTGGAATTGCCCGGCGGGGCAGAGATTCCCGACGGTTTACAATTGGCTACGGCTGCCGGTGCCGAGGTGGCCAGTCCTGATCTGATGCAGTACCACCCCACCGGCATCGTGGTGCCGAAAGCGTTGCGGCGCAAACCGGTGCCCGAGGTGGTTCGAGCGGCAGGTGCGGAGCTTTTGAACAGCGAGATGAAACCCTTTGTCGATGCGCTGGCCACTCGCCGCAAGGTGTGTGATGCCATTGTCAATGAGTGTCAGCGAGGACGATGCGTGACTACAGAGGATGGTCGAAAGGGGGTCTGGCTGGATACACCGGCAATTGATCGGAAACAGGGAGCGGGGCATACAATGCGGTCGTTCCCGGCCTTCTATCGTGAGATGCTCGAGTTAGGTCACGACATTACCCGGCTGCCTGTGCTGGTCTACCCTTTAGCCCATTATAGCCTGGGCGGGATTCGTATCGATGCAAACACCCGTACGACGGTCAGCGGCTTGTTCGCTGCAGGTGAGGCCACTTGGGGAGTGCACGGCAAGGATCGTCTGATGGGCAACTCCCTACTTGATATTTTTGTCTTTGGTCGTATTGCCGGGCAGCAGGCGGCCTGTTATGCAGAGAAACATCCGGTGCCTGCCGGTTCAACAGAGAGATAG
- a CDS encoding glycosyltransferase family 2 protein — MTKISPHLSVVSPVYGCATILPALCAELAESLAAITEEYEIIFVNDASPDGAWEVIQQLAEADPHIRGVDLSRNFGQHAAIRAGLALARGDWVVVMDCDLQDQPAEISKLYTKAMEGYEVVFGRRESRQDSSAKVLSARLYRKIQDYFTDSNSDPAVANFGIYQRKVIEAFNNMREQTRTLQLTIRWLGFHATSINIEHAPRREGRSSYNFRRLLSMGLNIIVSESNKPLKLSISFGFFMAMISLLYALYLVARYFIFGVTVAGWTSVIVSIYFVGGLLFANLGILGLYLGKVFDETKARPIYVVREVTRDYNRGLVGESDDGFS; from the coding sequence ATGACAAAGATATCGCCCCATCTTTCTGTAGTCTCCCCCGTTTACGGTTGCGCGACGATTCTGCCTGCGCTCTGTGCCGAGCTGGCTGAAAGTCTTGCCGCCATTACCGAAGAGTATGAGATCATCTTCGTCAATGACGCTTCCCCCGATGGTGCCTGGGAGGTCATACAGCAGTTGGCGGAGGCTGACCCGCACATCCGTGGGGTCGATCTGTCGCGTAACTTTGGCCAGCACGCGGCTATACGCGCTGGCCTGGCGCTGGCCCGGGGTGACTGGGTGGTGGTGATGGATTGTGACCTGCAGGATCAGCCAGCAGAGATCTCCAAACTCTACACCAAGGCGATGGAGGGCTATGAAGTGGTTTTCGGCCGTCGGGAAAGTCGTCAGGATTCCTCAGCCAAGGTGTTATCGGCACGTCTTTATCGCAAGATTCAGGACTACTTTACCGACAGCAACAGTGACCCTGCAGTGGCGAACTTTGGTATCTACCAGCGCAAGGTGATCGAGGCCTTCAACAACATGCGGGAGCAGACCCGTACCCTGCAGCTGACCATCCGCTGGCTCGGTTTTCATGCGACCTCCATCAATATTGAACATGCGCCTCGTAGGGAGGGACGCTCCAGTTACAATTTCAGGCGCTTGCTGAGCATGGGCCTGAACATCATTGTCTCCGAGTCGAACAAACCCCTGAAGCTGTCGATCTCCTTCGGCTTTTTCATGGCCATGATCTCCCTGCTCTATGCCCTCTATCTGGTGGCCCGCTACTTTATCTTTGGAGTCACTGTGGCGGGCTGGACCAGCGTTATTGTCTCCATCTATTTTGTTGGCGGTCTGCTGTTTGCCAACCTGGGCATACTCGGGCTCTACCTAGGCAAGGTGTTTGATGAGACCAAAGCGCGTCCGATCTATGTGGTGAGGGAAGTTACCAGGGATTACAACAGGGGCTTGGTGGGCGAGTCAGATGATGGTTTCTCCTGA
- a CDS encoding flippase-like domain-containing protein, translated as MKPIKLPKSVKATVSITLLAGLLYLLDWQRLASLDFYALLYIFIGMVGTLGLDLFLAFRWQLLLKQKSVQGLPLSTAYQGYLFGAFFNIFMPGAIGGDLMRINHAMSHTGINLKTSGLIIFMERLFGVGALLSLFVVGLLIGGADLPHIDFGQYQIHLLIVAVALLSLIIIFASRRFRLPLHAAIAAFLLSLLAQGSDALLSWLILSYLLPDTPFFWLLIAMPIAFITTLLPISLGGLGVREGTLVGVLALFGVDPSSAILFSFMVYLSKVLVGMIGGIILNLSRSSEQLQSR; from the coding sequence ATGAAGCCGATTAAGCTGCCTAAATCCGTCAAGGCCACTGTTTCGATCACCCTGCTTGCCGGCCTGCTCTACCTGCTCGACTGGCAACGTTTGGCCAGTCTCGATTTCTATGCGCTGCTCTATATCTTTATCGGCATGGTCGGCACTCTCGGTCTCGACCTGTTTCTGGCGTTTCGTTGGCAACTGCTACTCAAGCAGAAAAGCGTCCAAGGACTGCCGCTGAGCACAGCCTACCAGGGTTATCTGTTCGGTGCCTTTTTCAACATCTTCATGCCCGGTGCTATCGGCGGCGACCTGATGCGCATCAACCACGCCATGTCGCATACAGGGATCAATCTGAAAACCTCCGGGCTGATCATCTTCATGGAACGGCTGTTCGGGGTCGGTGCCCTGTTAAGCCTGTTTGTTGTCGGTCTGCTGATAGGCGGCGCTGACCTGCCCCATATCGATTTCGGCCAGTATCAGATCCATCTGCTGATTGTTGCGGTTGCACTGCTGAGCCTGATAATCATCTTTGCCTCCCGCAGATTTCGACTGCCCCTGCACGCCGCCATCGCCGCCTTTCTGCTCAGTCTGCTGGCACAGGGCAGCGATGCCCTGCTCTCCTGGCTGATTCTCTCCTACCTGCTCCCGGACACCCCGTTCTTCTGGCTGCTGATCGCCATGCCGATAGCCTTCATCACCACCCTGTTGCCGATCTCTCTGGGGGGGCTTGGGGTCCGGGAAGGCACCCTGGTTGGTGTGCTGGCACTGTTCGGCGTAGATCCCTCCTCCGCCATCCTCTTCTCCTTCATGGTCTATCTCAGCAAGGTGCTGGTCGGTATGATTGGCGGTATCATTCTCAATCTCAGTCGAAGCAGCGAACAACTCCAGTCAAGATGA
- a CDS encoding class I SAM-dependent methyltransferase, with protein MTQVTSGLRAILSHASVYQWLQDLLGKKNRHIFVDQFIRATAGNRLLDVGCGTGNLLNYLPDGVNYVGMDLSSDYITAARNEHGEKGHFVCADVADLDYEALGKPDIVVAKGLLHHLSDDEVHDLFASIASVAKPETRLVTLDPCCLDGGNPLANWVISRDRGQNVRKPEAYRQLAMKNFQQVDLEVRTDLLRIPYSHAILQCSGPL; from the coding sequence ATGACACAAGTAACCAGTGGACTACGCGCCATCCTCTCCCATGCCAGCGTCTACCAGTGGCTGCAGGATCTGCTGGGTAAAAAGAACCGGCATATCTTTGTTGATCAGTTTATTCGGGCGACGGCAGGCAACCGGCTGCTGGATGTCGGTTGCGGCACAGGCAATCTGCTCAACTATCTACCGGATGGTGTGAACTATGTGGGAATGGACCTCTCCAGCGACTACATCACCGCCGCCCGGAACGAACATGGTGAGAAGGGCCATTTTGTCTGTGCCGATGTCGCCGATCTGGACTACGAGGCACTGGGCAAACCCGACATTGTCGTTGCCAAAGGGCTGCTGCACCACCTCTCAGACGATGAGGTCCACGACCTGTTTGCCAGCATCGCCTCGGTGGCAAAACCCGAGACCCGCCTCGTCACCCTCGACCCTTGCTGCCTCGATGGCGGTAACCCGCTGGCCAATTGGGTCATATCCAGGGACCGGGGCCAGAATGTTCGTAAACCCGAAGCCTATAGGCAACTGGCAATGAAAAATTTCCAACAGGTCGATCTAGAAGTCCGTACCGACCTGCTGCGTATCCCTTACAGCCACGCCATTCTGCAGTGCAGTGGACCATTATGA
- the rffA gene encoding dTDP-4-amino-4,6-dideoxygalactose transaminase, with translation MNNPIPFNRPAWAGNETELIAEAFENGWVAGDGPFTKRVQAMLELQLIDTEKVLLTTSCTHALEIAAILLNLQPGDEVIVPSYTFVSTALAFLMHGAIPVFADIRPDTLNMDETKLEALITDNTRAIVPVHYAGVGCEMDEIMAIAKAHNLIVIEDNAHGLYAKYKGRHLGTIGHMATQSFHETKNITCGEGGALIINDPTYIERAEIIREKGTNRARFFRGQIDKYTWVDRGSSYVISDILSAFLFGQLSHVDSIQARRKQVWENYREGLTDWATDWRIGMPSIPAHCEQAYHMFYLLMPSLEARSALIRHLKAQQISAVFHYLPLHDSDMGQADGRAPLGCPVTRDVADRLVRLPFYTDMDEASQKRVIEVIKTYPTSG, from the coding sequence ATGAATAACCCCATTCCCTTCAACCGCCCGGCCTGGGCCGGCAACGAAACCGAACTGATCGCCGAAGCCTTTGAAAACGGCTGGGTGGCTGGAGACGGCCCTTTCACCAAGCGGGTCCAGGCGATGCTGGAACTGCAGTTGATCGATACCGAGAAGGTGCTGCTGACCACCTCCTGCACCCATGCGCTGGAGATCGCCGCGATCCTGCTCAATCTGCAGCCGGGCGACGAGGTCATCGTGCCCTCCTATACCTTCGTCTCCACCGCGCTGGCCTTCCTGATGCATGGCGCAATCCCCGTGTTTGCCGACATCCGTCCCGACACCCTGAACATGGACGAGACCAAACTGGAGGCACTGATTACCGACAACACCCGCGCCATTGTGCCGGTCCACTACGCCGGTGTCGGCTGCGAGATGGATGAGATCATGGCCATCGCCAAGGCCCATAACCTGATCGTCATCGAGGACAACGCCCACGGCCTCTACGCCAAATACAAGGGCCGTCATCTGGGCACCATCGGTCACATGGCGACCCAGAGCTTCCATGAGACCAAGAACATCACCTGCGGCGAGGGTGGCGCCTTGATTATCAACGATCCGACCTATATCGAGCGGGCTGAGATCATCCGCGAGAAAGGCACCAACCGGGCGCGTTTCTTCCGTGGCCAGATCGATAAATACACTTGGGTGGACAGGGGGTCGAGCTATGTCATCTCCGACATTCTGAGCGCCTTCCTCTTCGGCCAGCTCTCCCACGTCGATTCGATTCAGGCCCGCCGCAAGCAGGTCTGGGAAAACTACCGTGAAGGGCTGACCGACTGGGCTACAGACTGGCGGATCGGCATGCCCTCCATCCCCGCCCATTGCGAGCAGGCCTACCATATGTTCTACCTGCTGATGCCGTCGCTGGAAGCACGCAGCGCCTTAATCCGGCATCTCAAGGCGCAGCAGATCTCCGCCGTCTTCCACTATCTGCCGCTGCACGACTCGGATATGGGACAGGCCGACGGACGTGCGCCCCTCGGCTGCCCGGTTACCCGGGATGTGGCCGACCGGCTGGTGCGCCTGCCTTTCTATACCGATATGGATGAGGCCAGCCAAAAGCGGGTGATAGAGGTAATCAAAACGTACCCAACCAGCGGGTGA
- a CDS encoding sugar transferase: MAKRLFDLLLTLPGLLLLLPLMAVIALWVRLDSPGPVLFRQQRVGRGGVSFALLKFRSMRVDAEKLGPKVTVGADPRITRSGQLLRKSKLDELPQLFNVVMGQMSLVGPRPEVPEYVAHYPAEIHDKVLSVLPGITDLASIEFRNENAMLEGADDPVATYLNEIMPIKLDYYVSYVEQRSLWLDLKIIFRTFWAVVSH, translated from the coding sequence ATAGCCAAGCGTCTCTTCGATCTGCTACTGACTCTGCCGGGGCTGTTGTTGTTGCTGCCGTTGATGGCAGTGATCGCTCTTTGGGTGCGGCTCGATAGTCCAGGGCCGGTGCTGTTTCGCCAGCAGCGGGTGGGCCGTGGTGGTGTCTCTTTCGCACTGCTGAAATTTCGCAGCATGAGAGTCGATGCCGAGAAGCTGGGACCGAAGGTGACAGTGGGGGCCGATCCGCGCATCACCCGCAGCGGGCAGCTCCTGCGCAAGTCGAAGCTGGATGAACTGCCCCAGCTCTTCAATGTGGTGATGGGGCAGATGAGTCTGGTGGGGCCACGTCCCGAGGTGCCTGAGTATGTGGCCCACTACCCGGCAGAGATCCACGATAAGGTGCTCTCGGTACTCCCGGGTATTACCGATCTTGCGTCCATCGAGTTCCGTAATGAGAACGCCATGCTGGAGGGGGCGGACGATCCGGTTGCCACCTACCTCAACGAGATCATGCCGATCAAGCTTGACTACTATGTCTCTTACGTGGAGCAGCGCAGCTTATGGCTCGACCTGAAGATTATCTTCAGAACCTTCTGGGCGGTCGTTTCACATTGA